GCGCTGCACCCGGCCAGGAGCAGAAATCCCGCCAGGACAAGGGCCGTTGCCCCGTCGTGCCGCGCGTCTCGCCATTCCGGTCGTGTCACCATCGGGCCATCCTGCACCCGGAAACGGGGTCACGGGTGGGCTACGGCAAGACTCACGAGATACGCCTCCTCGACGTGGCCGTCCGGGAACAGGGCGGTCAGCAGAGCCCGTTCCCGGTCGAAGAAGTCGCGGACCGCCACCGGATCGCCGATCAGGAAGTCGGAGTGGGTGGCCATGTTGGCGATATGGGCGTCGACCGGTACGCGGCGGCTCCAGGCCACCTGCCGGGTGCGGAATTCGAGCCCGTCGGGCAGTTCGGCCCGGAAGCGGGCCCGGCGGTTCGGGACGGCGGGGATCTCCACCCCGAAGAAGACCCGCATCCGGTTCTCCTGGTCCACCAGCCACTCCACGGCCGGGTCGCCGTCGTTCCACCACAGGGCGAGCGCGCCGCCCGGCCGCAGCACCCGGCGGGCCTCGGGGATCGAGCGGGCGGGGTCGGTCCAGTGCCATGCCTGGGCGTACGTGATCAGGTCCATCGAGCCGGTCCGCAGGGGCAGGCTGTTCCCGTCGCCCCGCACCACGGGCACGTCCGGCAGGCTCCGGCGGAACTGCTCGGCCATCCCGTCGCCCGGCTCCACCGCGGTGACCCGGGCTCCGCGCCGGTACAGCCGGGCGGTGCCGAGCCCCGTGCCCGCGCCGACATCCGCGACCCGGGCGCCGGCGAGCGGGATCCCGGCCAGCTCTTCCACGGCGTCGAACAGCGCGGACGGGTAGGAGGGACGGTGGGCGTCGTAGGCCGCGGCGATGGCGTCAAAGGAGCGTGCCTGCACAGGTTTCGTCATACCGGCGATCATCGCGCGTTGCTCACGGAGTCGTGGGGAAAGTCCCCGCACGCCTCTGGTCCCCCCGGATACCCGTCAGTACATTGACAGCATGTCTAACACGCAGCCAGCGGCGGTCGCGTCGGAGCGGACGCCCCTCAAGGCCCGCAAGGTGTCCTTCGCCTGGGAGGAGACCCCCCTGCACTGGGTGCCGGGCGACCCGTTCACCACGCACACCATCAACGTGCTGCATCTGCTGCTCCCGGCCGGGGAACGCTGGTTCATCCGCGTCTACCGGCAGATACTCCCGTACATCCACGACGAGCAGCTCCGCGAGGACGTCATCGGGTTCATCGGGCAGGAGGCCGTGCACTCGCAGGCGCACGACGATGTCCTGCCGCATCTGCGGGAGTTGGGCCTCGACCCGACCCCGTACACCGCGCAGGTCGACTGGTTCTTCGAGAAGCTGCTCGGCGACCGGACGCTGCCGCCGGGGCGGGCGTCGAAGTGGTGGCTGATGGAGCGGGTGGCGACGATCGCGGCGATCGAGCACTACACCGCGTTCCTCGGCGACTGGATCCTCAACGCCGAGGCCCTGGACCGCCGGGGCGCGGACCCGACCATGCTGGACCTGCTGCGCTGGCACGGGGCGGAGGAGGTGGAGCACCGGTCGGTGGCCTTCGACGTCTTCATGCATGTGGACGGCGGCTACCGGCGGCGTGTGCGCACCTGGGCGGCGGCGTTCTCCGCGCTGGTGTTCCTGTGGCAGCGCGGCACCCGGTTCTTCATGGAGAACGACCCCACGCTGCTGGACGGCAAGGCCTCCTTCAAGGCGTTCCACGCGAGCGGGAAGCAGGGCACGCTGCCGAGCACGGGCGCGATCCTGCGTTCGGTGCCCAGCTATCTCAGCCGGTCCTACCATCCCTCGCAGGAGGGCAGTACGGCCCAGGCGGTCGCGTATTTGACCCGCTCCCCCGCCGCCCTCGCCGCCGAATCGGCCACGGCGAAGGGGGCCTGACCATGGCGCTGCCCCGTCTCCGTGCCGTCGTGCTGGTCTCCGGCGCCGCTCTGCTCACCCGGCGCGCCCTGAAACGCCGGATCGCCCGGTCCCCGCTGTGGCCGCTGCCCGCCCTGCCCGATCCGATATCGGGGCACTCGAAGCGGCGCGCGACGGCGGTCCGCAGACTGCTGATCACCGGGCGGACCCAGGTCGCCGACGGAGTCGTCGAACTGCGCCTGGAGGGGAACGGCCTGCCGCCCTGGTCACCCGGCGCCCATCTGGATCTGGTGCTGCCGTCCGGTCTGGTGCGGCAGTACTCGCTGTGCGGCGACCCGGAGGACACCGGCGCCTATACCGTGGCGACCCGGCTGGTGGCGGACGGCCGGGGCGGTTCGCGGGAGGTGCACGAACAGCTCCGCGAGGGACTGGAGGTGGAGGTGCGGGGGCCGCGCAACCGCTTCCCGCTGACCGAGGCCCCGGCTTACGTCTTCGTCGTGGGCGGTATCGGCATCACCCCGGTCCTGCCCATGCTGCGGTCGCTGGCCGCGTCGGGGGCCGAGTGGCGGCTGCTGTACGGGGGCCGGTCGCGGGCCTCGATGCCGTTCCTGGCGGAGGTCGAGAAGCTGGACGCGGACGGGGACCGGGTCACCGTCGTGGCCCAGGACGAGGCGGGCCACCCTGACGTGGCGGGGGCGCTGGCGGACCTCGCCCCGGGGACGGCGGTCTACTGCTGCGGCCCCGAGCCGCTGATGGCCTCCGCCGCCGCCGCGCTCCCCGAGGGCTGCACCCTGCACCTGGAGCGGTTCTCGGCTGCGCCGGGCGGCACGGCGGGCTCCGGCGAAGGCTCCGAGGCGTTCGAGGTGGAGCTGCGGCGCAGCGGGCGTACGGTGCCGGTCGCGGCCGGGCAGTCGGTGCTGGCCGCCGTCCGCGCGGAGCTGCCCCATGTGGCGTACTCCTGCGAGCAGGCGTTCTGCGGGACCTGCCAACAGCGCGTACTGGAGGGCGAGATCGACCACCGGGACGAGCTGCTGACCTACGACGAGCGGGGCGACTCGATGCTGATCTGCGTCTCGCGGTGCCGGGGCGGGCGTCTCGTCCTGGACCTCTAGGGCGTGCCGTCACACCGCCGTCGCGCGGCAGGCGGCAGTGTGACGACAGGCCCTGGGGTCCGCCGTGCGCGCCCCGGATAGGCTGTTCGCATGACGACCGGGGTGCGGCGCAGGATGGGCGTCGACGAGCGCAGACAGCAACTGATCGGCGTCGCGCTGGACTTGTTCAGCCGCCGCTCGCCCGAGGACGTGTCGATCGACGAGATCGCCGCCGCCGCGGGGATCTCGCGTCCGCTGGTGTACCACTACTTCCCCGGGAAGCAGAGCCTGTACGAGGCGGCGCTGCGCCGGGCCGCCGACGAGCTGGCGGCCCGCTTCCTGGAGCCGCTCGAAGGGCCCCTGGGGGCGCGGCTGCTGCGGGTGATGGGGCGGTTCTTCGACTTCGTCGACGAGCACGGCCCGGGCTTCTCGGCGCTGATGCGCGGCGGGCCCGCCGCCGGCTCCTCGACGGCGAACGCCATGATCGACGGGGTGCGGCAGGCCGCGTACGAGCAGATCATCACGCATCTCGGGGTGGGCGAACCGCCCGCCCGGCTGGAGCTGGTGGTCCGCTCCTGGGTGTCGCTCGCCGAGTCGACGGCGCTGATCTGGCTGGACGGGCGGCGCATTTCGCGCGAGGAGCTGGAGATGCAGCTGGTGCACGACTTC
This sequence is a window from Streptomyces parvus. Protein-coding genes within it:
- a CDS encoding TetR/AcrR family transcriptional regulator, whose product is MTTGVRRRMGVDERRQQLIGVALDLFSRRSPEDVSIDEIAAAAGISRPLVYHYFPGKQSLYEAALRRAADELAARFLEPLEGPLGARLLRVMGRFFDFVDEHGPGFSALMRGGPAAGSSTANAMIDGVRQAAYEQIITHLGVGEPPARLELVVRSWVSLAESTALIWLDGRRISREELEMQLVHDFAALAAVSAAYDQEMAGIVLRVLSQEPADGPFGDLLARLSAFAPDGPPVPAQRPAKP
- a CDS encoding metal-dependent hydrolase, giving the protein MSNTQPAAVASERTPLKARKVSFAWEETPLHWVPGDPFTTHTINVLHLLLPAGERWFIRVYRQILPYIHDEQLREDVIGFIGQEAVHSQAHDDVLPHLRELGLDPTPYTAQVDWFFEKLLGDRTLPPGRASKWWLMERVATIAAIEHYTAFLGDWILNAEALDRRGADPTMLDLLRWHGAEEVEHRSVAFDVFMHVDGGYRRRVRTWAAAFSALVFLWQRGTRFFMENDPTLLDGKASFKAFHASGKQGTLPSTGAILRSVPSYLSRSYHPSQEGSTAQAVAYLTRSPAALAAESATAKGA
- a CDS encoding class I SAM-dependent methyltransferase, which encodes MTKPVQARSFDAIAAAYDAHRPSYPSALFDAVEELAGIPLAGARVADVGAGTGLGTARLYRRGARVTAVEPGDGMAEQFRRSLPDVPVVRGDGNSLPLRTGSMDLITYAQAWHWTDPARSIPEARRVLRPGGALALWWNDGDPAVEWLVDQENRMRVFFGVEIPAVPNRRARFRAELPDGLEFRTRQVAWSRRVPVDAHIANMATHSDFLIGDPVAVRDFFDRERALLTALFPDGHVEEAYLVSLAVAHP
- a CDS encoding PDR/VanB family oxidoreductase, coding for MALPRLRAVVLVSGAALLTRRALKRRIARSPLWPLPALPDPISGHSKRRATAVRRLLITGRTQVADGVVELRLEGNGLPPWSPGAHLDLVLPSGLVRQYSLCGDPEDTGAYTVATRLVADGRGGSREVHEQLREGLEVEVRGPRNRFPLTEAPAYVFVVGGIGITPVLPMLRSLAASGAEWRLLYGGRSRASMPFLAEVEKLDADGDRVTVVAQDEAGHPDVAGALADLAPGTAVYCCGPEPLMASAAAALPEGCTLHLERFSAAPGGTAGSGEGSEAFEVELRRSGRTVPVAAGQSVLAAVRAELPHVAYSCEQAFCGTCQQRVLEGEIDHRDELLTYDERGDSMLICVSRCRGGRLVLDL